From the genome of Blautia hydrogenotrophica DSM 10507:
GACAAGGAGAATGTTTTTTATCGCCGCAGTGGTGGCTTTGGTGGCGTCTTTGGTTTTGTTGTACTGGTCAAGTACTAGCGAAGGGCAGAATGTGGCTTTCTTTGGAATTTCAGCGAAATCCATCAGCATAGTTTTGGCGGTGGCTGTTGTGGCGTCGATGGTGTTGATTGTGCTACAGCCTTACCATCATACCAGAAAGATTTTGAAAGACAAAAAAGACCAGATGATCAAAGCGAATTTTTATTTTTACAAAAAAGGATTCCAATATGGATGGGGAGACAATTACCGTTCGATCTCTTATAAACAGGTGAGAGACTACCGTGAGATGGAGGATGGATATTTTTTTCAGGCTGAAGATGTGGTCTATTGGGTAAAAAAAGAGGATTTTGAAAGAGGGGACAGCATGGAATTTTCGAAATTTATGGATTCTGTGATAAAGCAGCCCTCTCAGGAAAAAAAGAATAAATGATTTTTAGTCGGAAGCGATGTCAGGAAAGTCTCTGTGCGCTTCCGATTTTTAATGTGATAGGAAAGACCTTGTCACGCTAATGCGTGAAAGTCATTTCCTATCACATTAACGCTCCGCTGTGGATGCGCACGCCGCAATGAGGGATTTTACCGCTTTGCGGTTGCGCGCAAAGTGGGACTGTACCTCTTAAGATTGAGGGGATAAGGGAGTGCGATGCACGGAGCAATCCGCAGCTTATACTTATTTGAAAACGAAACATGGGACGTGATTTTTCATATAGTAAAGAGAGACGGAAATTGAGGATGTGGCAATATGGAAAATCTGAGTTATACAGGCAAAGGTGTCTGTGTAGCTGTGCTGGATACGGGAATTTATCCTCATATGGATTTGAGTAGGCGTATTGTCGCCTTTTATGACTATATTAACCAGAGGGAATTTCCCTATGATGACAATGGTCACGGAACGCATGTCTGTGGCATTTTGGCGGGGAGTGGAGAGGCATCTGGTGGGAAATACAGAGGAGTTGCGCCGGGCTGTCTTTTGATTGGAATGAAAGTTCTAGACCGGAATGGCAATGGAAGAAAAGAGGATGTATTAAAAGCGCTGGACTGGGTGATTCGCAATAAGGAAGAATATGGGATTCGCATTGTGAATATCTCTGTGGGAACCACCTACGATCATACCTCCCAGAATGATGTGCTGATACAAGGGGTGGAGAGAGCCTGGGACAGTGGACTGATTGTGGTGGCTGCTGCGGGAAACAGAGGTCCAAATCCAGGCAGTGTGACATCTCCGGGCAGCAGCCGGAAAATTATAACGGTGGGTTCTAGTGATCTGCTTCTGGGAAAAAGCGGAATTTCAGGGCGTGGACCGACTTTTGAATGTGTCTGCAAGCCGGATTTAGTGGCTCCTGGGAGTCATATCGTCGCTTGTACACCTGGCTCCAAAAATGGTTATGGAATAAAGAGTGGGACTTCGATGTCCACGCCTTTGATCTCGGGAGCAATCGCGCTGCTTCTGGAAAAGCATCCGGATTTGACGAATGTGCAGGTGAAAAAAATACTGTTGGAGAGTGTAGATGATATGGGACTGTCTCACAATCAGCAGGGCAGAGGGGTATTCAACTTGAAAAAGTTTTTGGAACGCTGAGGAAAAAATTGACGAATGTCCGATTCTCGGATACAATAAGAGTCAGTGAAAAATCTGGTGAGGTTTTGACGGTCTTGCCGGCTGGATAAAATAAAGGAGGATACGCGGAAGATGGATAAAATTAAGATGCAGACTCCGTTGGTGGAGATGGATGGAGATGAGATGACTCGGATTCTTTGGCAGAAGATCAAAGAAGAGTTGCTTTTTCCTTTTGTGGAGCTGAATACAGAATACTATGATTTGGGTTTAAAAAAGCGGGATGAGACCGACGATCAGATCACTGTACAGGCAGCAGAAGCTACAAAGAAATATGGAGTAGCTGTAAAATGCGCGACGATCACGCCAAATCACGCCAGGATGGATGAGTATCAGCTTAAGAAAATGTGGAAAAGCCCTAACGGCACGATTCGGGCGATTTTGGATGGGACCGTGTTTCGGACTCCAATTGTAGTAAAAGGGATTGAACCTTGTGTAAAGAATTGGGAGAAGCCGATTACAATCGCACGTCATGCGTATGGAGATATCTATAAAAATACAGAGCTTTCTATTGAAAAACCGGGAAAAGCAGAGCTTGTGTT
Proteins encoded in this window:
- a CDS encoding YcxB family protein; this translates as MTALYKVRTVYQKKDVLRMQKLANEKTRRMFFIAAVVALVASLVLLYWSSTSEGQNVAFFGISAKSISIVLAVAVVASMVLIVLQPYHHTRKILKDKKDQMIKANFYFYKKGFQYGWGDNYRSISYKQVRDYREMEDGYFFQAEDVVYWVKKEDFERGDSMEFSKFMDSVIKQPSQEKKNK
- a CDS encoding S8 family peptidase yields the protein MENLSYTGKGVCVAVLDTGIYPHMDLSRRIVAFYDYINQREFPYDDNGHGTHVCGILAGSGEASGGKYRGVAPGCLLIGMKVLDRNGNGRKEDVLKALDWVIRNKEEYGIRIVNISVGTTYDHTSQNDVLIQGVERAWDSGLIVVAAAGNRGPNPGSVTSPGSSRKIITVGSSDLLLGKSGISGRGPTFECVCKPDLVAPGSHIVACTPGSKNGYGIKSGTSMSTPLISGAIALLLEKHPDLTNVQVKKILLESVDDMGLSHNQQGRGVFNLKKFLER